DNA sequence from the Rhodanobacteraceae bacterium genome:
AACGCTGCGCCCAGTTCACGTAGACCGGCGGTTGCAGGCCTGCCAGGTTGATGTTCGGCGACAGCAGGTCCTGCGTACTCGACGCGTTGTAGGTGTTGTCGAGATCCGTCTTCCAGCAGTTCGCGCCGCTGTTGCAGGTCGTGATCGGAGCGAAGCTCGGCAGGCCGCGCTCCCATTCATCCTGGGCGCCACTGTGGGTGAAACCACCGTCGCCCGCTTCGAAGTCCTGCGCATAGACCGTCGTTTGCACGGTGCCGGCCGGGCAGGCCTGCGGCGGCGGCGGTTCGCACACGGTGATGCTCCAGCTGTTCAGGGTGCCGCCGTCACCGCTGGCGTCATCGCGCAACTGCAGCGTCCAGGTGCCGCCGGCGTTTTCGCCATCGAACCAGGACAGGCGGTAGGCAAGTTCTGGCTGAACGCGGAAGGCACTACTGAGGGCGAATGCGAAAGGCAACGCCGCTTCGTCATCGAGGACGAGGTCCATCAACGTCTGCGCGCCACCGATGGTGCCCGCGCCAACGTCAGTGAACAAGCCATTGTCGTTGCCCGCCGGGGAGATCAGGTGGGCATCGAGGTCCTGCATGAAGGTGTGGTTCAGGTTGATCGCCACGTCCAGGTCCGCAATCCGCGGAGTGCCGGGGATGGTGATGGTCGAGCTGACCGAGCCGGGACCGGTCGGGATGGTCTGCGGTACATCGGTCGAGGTGTAGGTCGTGCAGGTGCCCGTAGTCACGCGCGGCAGCACGCTGACGTTGAGGCTGTAGGTGGCGTTTGCACCGAGGCCGGCGGCGACGATCGAATCGACGTAGACGAAATAAGTGCCGGCGTCCTTGACCGTGAAGAAGAAGGCCTCGGAATTCGGGTCCGCTGGATTGGCACCGGCGTTGGCATCATTGGCCAGCAGGATCTGGTTGGCCGGCGGATTGCCGAACTGTGCAAAGCCCACGCGCCCGTTCCACACCGTCGCATCGCGCTCGGGGTTCAGGTCGAGGCTGAGGTAGACGCTGTCGCCAGCATTCAACGCGATGCTGTAGAAATCCGCTTCGCCCGGAGACACCGCCGTGATGGTGCCGGAAACATGGCCGGACGCCGGGATCGGCGTCGCGGTGGCGGTGTCGTTGTTCGGCTCCACTTCCGCCGTGGCCGCTGTCGTCTGGTTGCGGAAATGCAGGGCGTAGGGGCGCACCGTGCCCGTGCCCACGTTGTGGCGAACGCGCAGGAAATGGGTGCCTGCGGTCGTGATCGCGAATCCAGCGATCGACGAGGAAGACGCGGTGAAGGTGCCGTCGTTGTTGTCGGTCTCCAGCACGGTGGTGCCGTCGGTGGCGATCAACTCGATCACGGTGTCGCCGCTGGCGGACGCGTCGAACAGCGTCTGCGTGGCGGCATAGATGCGGTCACCGACGGCTGCGCTGAAGGAGTAGAAATCGACGTCGGCAGCCGGGTAGACGTTGCCGCCGACCACCACCGTGTTGCTGGCGAGCGGGGTGGCCGTGCCGAAGGTGCCATTGGGCTCGATCTCGGAGGGGCCGCTGGGCGCGCCGAGCGCGCTGCGCAGTTCTGCGCCACCGCGCGCGCCGCCGATGGGCGCACGCTCCGGGGGCAGCGATTCCTGCACGTATTCGATCAGTTCGTAGCCCGCCACGGTCGACTTTGGCGCCGGCGCGGTCACCGACTTCTTGGCCGATACGGCCTCCTGCGCGACGGCTCCCGCCCCGCCGACCAGCGTGGCCAACGCGGCCGCCAGAACGGCGCCCAGGTGCAATTTGGGTTTCATGCAGCCACTCCTCGGGATTGTTGCGTTCGGCTATCCGCTGATGATGGCGGGCGCCGTTCATGGGTTCTTTACCAATGTGAATGCTAGCGCGTGTGGTGCGCCCAGCGATAGCGAATCGAGTACGCCGGCCGCAACCACAGGAGCCGGCGAGCGAAACCCATCCCGGCAAGAGCCAGGTCAATCAGACCGCGCGCGCGGGTCCATTCCCCATTGCAGCAGGTCGACCAACAGGTTCACCGCGGCCACGATCACCGCCACGGCCAGCACGGCGCCCAGCAGCAGGGTGTAGTCGCGATTCAACGCGGCGCTGACCAGGTAACGCCCGAGGCCGGGAATGCCGAACACCATCTCGACGATGGCAGAACCGGTCAGCAGCGCCACCAGCACCGGCCCGAGGAACCCGACCCCTTGCGCCGCTGCGAGCGGCAGCGCATGGCGCCACACCACCCGTGTGCGGCTGTACCCGCGCGCCAGCGCGGCGATGGCGGGCGGGCTGTCGAGCGCGGCCCTGAGGTTCTCCGCGAGCACGCGCAGGAGCACGGCGAACTGCGGCAGCGCCAGGCTCAGCACCGGCAACACCCAGGTGCGCGGCGCATCCCAGGCGAAGCCGGCGGACGGGAGCCAGCCCAGCGTCAGCGCGAAGGCCAGGACCAGCAGCGGCGCGAGCACGAACTTGGGCACGGCCAGGGCCAGCAGCGAAGCGGCCGATGCGACGCGCAAACCGTGCGGGCGGGTCGCCAGTGCGCAGGCCAGCGGCACCGCCAGCGCCAGCGACAGCACGGCCGCCAGCGCTCCGAGCGCCAGCGTGATCGGCACGGCGCCAGCCAGCAGTTCGTGCACGCTGTAATCGGCGTACTGGAACGAGGGCCCGAGGTCGCCGCGCAGCGCGTTGCCGAGGTAGTCGCCCACTTGGGTCCAGAACGGCTGCTCCAGCCGGTAGCGCGCGGCGAGCGCCGCCTGCACCTCGGGCGGCGCCAGCTTTTCCTGGTCGAAGGGCCCGCCCGGCACCGCCCGCAACAGCGCCAGGCAGATCACCGTCAGCGCCAGCAGCGTCGCCAGCGTGGTGGCGAGGCGCAAGGCAGGTGGCGCACGAGGCTCACCAGTTCACCTGTCCGGCATGCCCGGGATTCGTCGGGAAACCGTGGCCAGAAGCGATGGACGCAGAGAACGCCGAGGAAAAGCAGAGAGAACGCGGAGGGGAGCGGATGGTCTTCGGATGAGATTCCAGGGCGCGCGTGAGTGCGGTCGACCCGGAACTCCGCAGATCGGCAAATGTCCGGATAGTGCGCTCCATGCCTCGCACTTTCCGAGTCGTCGCCACAATGGCCCAGTCCAAGCCTGCTCCCCCTCGGCGTTCTCTCTGCTTTTCCTCTGCGTTCTCTGCGTCCATCGCTTCTTGTCCGACTTCGCCTAGGCCCCGCACCAGCGCAGGAACTCGCTCGGATGGTGGTCGAGCGGATGGGCGCGGTAGCCGCAGACCTGGCGGCTGACGAGGTGCTTGCTGCTGTAGTGGTAGATCGGGATGACGGCGTGGGCATCGAGCAGGCGTTGCTCGGCCGCGCGCAGCGCGTCGGCACGCTGCGCGCCGTCTTCGGCCGCGGCGCGCGCGACCAGCGAGTCGAAGGCTGGATCGCGAAATCCCGTGGCATTGAGTGCGCTGTCGCCGAGGAAGGGTTCGAGGAAGTTCAGCGGGTCGGCGTAGTCGGCGAACCAGCCGCCGCGGAAGACCTCGGTGATCGCGCCGGCGCGACGGGTCTGCACGAAGACCTTCCATTCCTCGTTGCGCAAACGGGTGTCGACACCCAGCACCTCCTGCCACATCGCGGCGACGGCCAGGCCGAGGCGCCGGTTGGCCAGGCTGGTGTTGTAGCGCAGCTCGATCCGCAGCGGATGGTCCAGTCCGAAGCCGGCCGCCGCGTAAAGTTCGCGGGCGCGCGTCTCGCGTTCGGATTTGCCGAGCGTCGCGGCGGCCAGCGTGGCGACCTGGCCTGAATCCGGCGGGATCAGCGCAAAGGCCGGCGCCTCGCCGTTGCCAGTGATGTGGCGCACCAGAATGTCGCGGTCCAGGGCCAGCGACAGCGCCTCGCGCACGCGCACATCGCGCAGCTTCGGGTGGCGCAGGTTGTAGCCCAGCCAGAAGCTGGCGTAGGCGGGCGCCACGACCAGCTCATCGGCGTGCGCGGCACGCAGGCGTTCGAGCTGCCCCGGTGGCAGGGTTTCGGTCAGGTGCAACTCGCCGGCCTGGAAGCGCTTGAGTTCCTGGCTGGCGTCCTCGGTGACGTGGTAGCGCACCGAGTCGATCGCAACCTCGGCGGCGCGCCGGTAGTGGGGATTGCGCACCAGCCGCAGCGAGGCCTGCGGCGTCCATTCGGCGAGCATATAGGCGCCATTGCCGACCAGTCGGCCGGGACGCGTGAACTGCGCGCCGTGCGCAGCGACATCTGCCAGACGCACCGGCATGGCCACCGGCAGTGCGAGGCGACGCAGGAAGTCGCTGCGCGGCGCCGATAGCCGGATTTCCAGCCGGTGCGTGTCGAGCGCGCGGACACCAAGCGAACCCACCTCGCCGCGCAGGCGTTCGGGCGCGCCGTCGATCGGCAGCAGCATCGCCGCCGAGGGCGCCGCGGTGGCCGGGTCCAGCGCGCGCTCGAAGGCGCGCACGAAGTCCGTCGCGGTCACCGACGCGCCGTCGGCGTAGCGCCCGTCAGGGCGCAGGGTGAAGGTGTAACTGCGCCCGTCGTCGCTGCGCTGGAAGGACTCGGCGGCGCCGGGCACCAGATGGCCCTCGGCGTCGTCGCGCATCAGGCCTTCGTACAGGTCGCGCAGGACCTGCTGCGCGGACAGACCCTGCGCACGCTGCGGATCCAGCGTATCCGGCTCCGGACCGTTGCCGCGCTCGAGTGTCTGCGCCGCAAGCGGGCTGGCCAGTGCCAGCGCCAGCATCGCAGCGCGCAGACGCTCAGCCGCCATCCAGTTGCTCATCCATCTTGCGCTGACGCTCCAGTTCCTGGTCCGCGGCGGCTTTGGCCTTGTCGATGGCTTTGATCTGGTCGTCGAGAACGCCTGGGGTGGGGGCATCGGCTTGCGCCGGGGGCGGCGGGGGCGGCGGCTCTGAGCTGCAGGCGACGAGCCCAAGGGCGATGGCGAGCAACAGCATTCGATGCCACATCGTGATTCTCCCGGCGGTTCGCCCAAGTCTACGCCGCCGGCACCCGCGCGACCGATAGAATCCCGCATTCCCCACCGCCGGAGCATCCGCCCGTGCGCACCCTCGCCGCCCTGTTCCTTGCCGCGCTTGCCATGCCCGTGTACGCCTCCGAAACCCTCACCATCGACCGCCTTTTCGAGGATCCCGCCTTGTCCGGACCCGCGCCGCGCCTGCTCAAGCTCTCGCCCGACGGCCAGCGCGTGACCTTCCTGCGCGGCAAGGAGGACAACCAGTCGGTGTTCGACCTGTGGGAGTACCACGTGCCGAGCAAGCAGACGCGGATGCTGGTGGATTCGGCGCTGTTCGGCGGCGGCAGCGAAGAACTGTCCGACGAGGAGAAGGCGCGCCGCGAGCGTCAGCGAATCGCCGGGACCTCAGGCATCGTGGAGTACGAGTGGTCGGCGGACGGCAAGCAACTGCTGTTCCCGATCGGCGGCTCGCTGATGGTCTACCGGGTCGGCGCCAAGCCGGAGGATGCGGTCAAGCAACTCACGCGCGCCGAGGACGGCTTCGCCACCGACGCGAAGTTCTCGCCGCGCGGCAAGTACGTCAGCTTCGTCCGCGAGCGCGCGCTGCATGCCATCGAGATCGCCAGCGGCGAGGAGATCGCGCTGAGTCCTTCCGCCGAAGCGCTGGTGAGCTACGGCATGGCCGAATTCGTCGCCCAGGAAGAGATGGACCGGCATACCGGCTACTGGTGGGCGCCCGACGACAGCGCGGTGGCCTTTGCACGGGTCGACGAGGCGCCGGTCGCCATCGAGCGCCGCTTCGAGGTCTACGCCGACCGCGCCGAGGTCATCGAGCAGCGCTACCCGGCGGCGGGCAAGGCGAACGCGGATGTGCGCCTGTACGTGCGCGCGCTCGCAGACGGCCAGGACGTGGAGATCGACCTCGGCGCCGGGCGCGATGTCTACCTCGCACGCGTCGACTGGATGCCGGACGGCAAGGGCCTGCTGGTGCAGCGCCAGAGCCGCGACCAGCGCACCCTGGACCTGCTGCTGGCCAGCGCCGGCGATGGCCAGGCCAGCGTGATCCTGAGCGAGGAGAGCGAGAGCTGGATCAATCTCCACAACGCGCTGCGCGTGTTGCCGGATGGGAAGAGCTTCATCTGGATGAGCGAGCAAAGCGGCCATGCGCACCTGGAATTGCGCGCCATTGACGGCAGCCTGATCCGCCCGTTGACGCGCGGGCCGTGGATGGTCGACGAGTTGCTCGCGGTGGACGCGCGGAAGCGCCGCGTTTGGTTCAGCGGCAACCCGGAGGATCCGCGCGAGAAACACGTCTACATGATTTCGCTGGACACCGATTCCCCTGGATCGGCCACCCGCGTGACGCTCTACAGCGGCTGGCATGAGGCGGTGTTCAGCGACGATGCGCGGGTATTCGTCGACACCTTTTCCGACGAGAACACCCCGCCGCAGGTGCGCCTGAACGATGCCGCCGGCAAGGAACTGGCGTTGCTCGAAGCCAACAAGGTGGACGAGAAGCACCCCTACCACCCGTATGCGCAAGCGCACCGCAAGCCCGAGTTCGGCACCCTGGAAGCGGCCGATGGGCAGGCTTTGCACTATCGCCTGATCAAGCCGGCCGGGTTCGACGAATCGAAACAGTACCCGGTGCTGGTGCGGGTCTACGGTGGCCCGCATGTGCAATACGTGCAGCGCCGCTGGGACGAACGCTGGGGCCTGGTCGATCAGGTCCTGGCGCAGCGCGGCTTCATCGTGTTCACCCTGGATAACCGCGGCAGCGCGCGCCGAGGGGTGGCCTTCGAATCCCCGATCCTGCGCCAGATGGGCGGTCCCGAGGTGGCGGACCAGATGGTCGGGGTGCGCTGGCTGGCGCAGCAGCCCTTCGTCGATGGCAAGCGCATCGGCGTGTTCGGCTGGAGCTATGGCGGCTACATGACCCTGATGCTGCTGGCCAAGCATTCGCCCGAGATCGCCGCCGGGGTCTCGGTCGCGCCGGTGACCGACTGGCGCCTGTACGACACCCATTACACCGAGCGCTACATGGACGATCCGAAGCGCTTCGCCGCTGCCTACAACCAGAGCTCGGTGCTGACCCACGCGGCCGGCCTCAAGAGCCCGCTGTACCTGATCCACGGGATGGCCGACGACAACGTGCTGTTCACCCATTCCACCCAGCTGATGGCCGATTTGCAGCAGCGCGGCACGCGCTTCGACCTGATGACCTACCCCGGCGGCAAGCACGGCATCAACAACAGCCCGGCGATGCGCAAACACGTATTCAATTCGATCGTGGGATGGCTGGAGCGGCAGTTGGGCGGCCCGCGCTGAGCGCCGCGTCAACTGCAGGCGGCGGCATGCGTTTGAACCGGCATCCTGACTCTCGCCCGATGCGCATGATCCGATTCCTGGCCTGCACCGTGGTGCTGGCATGCGCCGCGTCCGCGTTCGCCGCGCCCCCTGATGCAGGTGCCTGGTACGACCGCAACCGCGATGGCCACGGGCTGGATTTGCTGCGGGTTGGCGATCGCTATGTCGGCACCTTCTTCACCTATGCCGGCGACGGGCAGCCCTACTGGTATGCGATCGACGGCGTGCGCGACGGCGATGCGGTGCGCCTGGACCTGCTCGAGTTCCGCGCGGGCACCGGGGCGGCGCTGCCGGCATCGCTGGTCGCGCGGCATGCGGGCGCGGTGATGGAACCGGCCGCACCCGGCCAGTGCGGCGACGGTCAGCCGCGCCCCGGCGCGCAGCGCACTTTCGAGTTCCGTTTCGCCATCGACGGCGAAGCGCTGCGCTGGTGCCTGGAGCCGCTGCTGCCGATGGACGCCCTGCCCGAGCGTGCACTGTCCGGCAGCTGGTACGCCGGCGAGGCAGACACCGGCTGGGGCGTGGTCAGCTATTTCTTCGGCAGCGAGGCGGCGGCGAACGCCTTCCAGACCATCTACCTGTACGACGCCGACGGCCGCCCGCGCTGGGCCTACGCCGGCACGCCCGCCCCCAGCACTGATCTGACGACGGTTTTCGGCTTCGCCCGCGGCTACTGCCGCAGTTGCGCCGCGCGCCCGCTGGAACGCGCCGATGGCGGCAGCGCGCGCGTGCGCCTGGTCACGCCGCGCAACGACAGCGGGCACAACCGCGTCGCGCTCGATCTGCGCTATCCATTCGGCGCTGGGGGCAGCTTCGTCCGCGGCGAGCGCCCGCTGCTGCTGCTCGCCGGCCATGCGCCGCCGGCAGGCGTGGTGGCCACGCGCGAGGGACTGGTGCGCGGCACGATCATTGACCAGGGCCTGCAGCGGCACCTGGCGATTCCCTTCGCCGCGGCGCCTATCGGGAACCTGCGCTGGCGCGCGCCGCAGCCGGCGCCGGCGCGCACGCGGGCGCTGGCAACCACCGATTTCGGCTTCGCCTGCCCGCAACCGGAATCGCCGGAAGGCGGCACCCAGACCGGCGTGCAGGGC
Encoded proteins:
- a CDS encoding ABC transporter permease encodes the protein MRLATTLATLLALTVICLALLRAVPGGPFDQEKLAPPEVQAALAARYRLEQPFWTQVGDYLGNALRGDLGPSFQYADYSVHELLAGAVPITLALGALAAVLSLALAVPLACALATRPHGLRVASAASLLALAVPKFVLAPLLVLAFALTLGWLPSAGFAWDAPRTWVLPVLSLALPQFAVLLRVLAENLRAALDSPPAIAALARGYSRTRVVWRHALPLAAAQGVGFLGPVLVALLTGSAIVEMVFGIPGLGRYLVSAALNRDYTLLLGAVLAVAVIVAAVNLLVDLLQWGMDPRARSD
- a CDS encoding peptide ABC transporter substrate-binding protein, yielding MAAERLRAAMLALALASPLAAQTLERGNGPEPDTLDPQRAQGLSAQQVLRDLYEGLMRDDAEGHLVPGAAESFQRSDDGRSYTFTLRPDGRYADGASVTATDFVRAFERALDPATAAPSAAMLLPIDGAPERLRGEVGSLGVRALDTHRLEIRLSAPRSDFLRRLALPVAMPVRLADVAAHGAQFTRPGRLVGNGAYMLAEWTPQASLRLVRNPHYRRAAEVAIDSVRYHVTEDASQELKRFQAGELHLTETLPPGQLERLRAAHADELVVAPAYASFWLGYNLRHPKLRDVRVREALSLALDRDILVRHITGNGEAPAFALIPPDSGQVATLAAATLGKSERETRARELYAAAGFGLDHPLRIELRYNTSLANRRLGLAVAAMWQEVLGVDTRLRNEEWKVFVQTRRAGAITEVFRGGWFADYADPLNFLEPFLGDSALNATGFRDPAFDSLVARAAAEDGAQRADALRAAEQRLLDAHAVIPIYHYSSKHLVSRQVCGYRAHPLDHHPSEFLRWCGA
- a CDS encoding S9 family peptidase produces the protein MPVYASETLTIDRLFEDPALSGPAPRLLKLSPDGQRVTFLRGKEDNQSVFDLWEYHVPSKQTRMLVDSALFGGGSEELSDEEKARRERQRIAGTSGIVEYEWSADGKQLLFPIGGSLMVYRVGAKPEDAVKQLTRAEDGFATDAKFSPRGKYVSFVRERALHAIEIASGEEIALSPSAEALVSYGMAEFVAQEEMDRHTGYWWAPDDSAVAFARVDEAPVAIERRFEVYADRAEVIEQRYPAAGKANADVRLYVRALADGQDVEIDLGAGRDVYLARVDWMPDGKGLLVQRQSRDQRTLDLLLASAGDGQASVILSEESESWINLHNALRVLPDGKSFIWMSEQSGHAHLELRAIDGSLIRPLTRGPWMVDELLAVDARKRRVWFSGNPEDPREKHVYMISLDTDSPGSATRVTLYSGWHEAVFSDDARVFVDTFSDENTPPQVRLNDAAGKELALLEANKVDEKHPYHPYAQAHRKPEFGTLEAADGQALHYRLIKPAGFDESKQYPVLVRVYGGPHVQYVQRRWDERWGLVDQVLAQRGFIVFTLDNRGSARRGVAFESPILRQMGGPEVADQMVGVRWLAQQPFVDGKRIGVFGWSYGGYMTLMLLAKHSPEIAAGVSVAPVTDWRLYDTHYTERYMDDPKRFAAAYNQSSVLTHAAGLKSPLYLIHGMADDNVLFTHSTQLMADLQQRGTRFDLMTYPGGKHGINNSPAMRKHVFNSIVGWLERQLGGPR